One genomic window of Cricetulus griseus strain 17A/GY chromosome 3, alternate assembly CriGri-PICRH-1.0, whole genome shotgun sequence includes the following:
- the LOC100752980 gene encoding vomeronasal type-2 receptor 116-like produces MINMFSLTFVFLVLRFSFLFCTLTDPKCFLRIKDKENQDGDKELDCFFSIYTVGGHMKNDHFSGNLDKQLTTKNIHLILSLYFAIEEINRDPHILPNISLLVKVECKLLADRRKISLSSKRGDYFPNYHCRKQKRYLVVLTGPMWLPAAMLGPLLYISRLPELYYGPFHPLLSNHEHFPSLYQMDIKDTSVSVAMVSLAVYFSWNWVGLIISDDDLGLQFSSELRKEMQRHDICLAFVTIITYDIKLFFKRVSMYYNQIMMSSAKVVIIYGDKDSLLQMNLRLWQFVDIRRIWVTTSQWDMITSKGEFLFNSFHGTLSFSHHYSEIAGFKKFMQTVHPSNYTNSISLAKLWWIYFNCSLSSTNCKKLKKCSGKMLLEWLSRYQFEMSMSDTSYKLYNAVYAVAHSLHELLLHQVDTQSETTGKGLEFDSLQVVSFLRNAQFVNPAGDIVNMNKKANLDIEYDIFYTGNFIQMYGLKVKIGKFTQYLPHPQQLLVSDEMIEWATDIRQTPPSICSTPCSPGFRKSLQDGKSICCFDCIPCSENEISNMSDMDYCLKCPDEQYANMEGTHCLSKIVTYLSYKDPIGMILACLALCFSALTAAIFGVFMRNQDTPIVKANNRNLSYCLLMSLISCFLCCLLFIGQPQVATCIMQPTIFAVVFTVAVSTVLAKTITVVLAFKVTAPGKKMRWLLISGASNLIIPICTMIQLILCGIWVGTSPPFVDIDVHIEFGRILIVCNKGSVIAFYLVLGYLGFIALASFTIAFLARNLPDTFNEAKLLTISTVVFCSVWITFLPVYHSTKGKATVVVEVFCILASSAGLLLCIFAPKCYVILLKPEKNSFCKIRNTHAKVKNGY; encoded by the exons ATGATAAATATGTTCTCTTTGACTTTTGTCTTCTTGGTCCTtaggttttccttccttttttgcaCTCTCACTGATCCTAAGTGTTTTTTGAGAATAAAAGACAAGGAAAACCAGGATGGAGATAAGGAACTTGATTGCTTCTTTTCCATTTACACTGTGGGAGGACACATGAAGAATGATCATTTCAGTGGAAATCTAGACAAGCA GTTGACAACTAAGAACATTCACTTgattttatctctttattttgcCATTGAGGAAATCAATAGGGACCCTCATATTTTACCCAATATTTCCCTGCTAGTTAAAGTTGAATGTAAACTATTGGCTGATCGGAGAAAAATCAGTTTATCCTCAAAAAGAGGTGATTATTTTCCTAACTACCACTGCAGAAAACAGAAACGATATTTAGTGGTACTTACTGGACCAATGTGGTTACCAGCTGCCATGCTTGGACCACTCCTGTACATCTCCAGGCTTCCAGAG CTTTACTATGGGCCGTTTCATCCTCTCCTGAGTAACCATGAACACTTTCCTTCTTTATACCAGATGGATATCAAGGACACATCTGTATCTGTTGCCATGGTGTCTCTGGCTGTCTATTTCAGCTGGAACTGGGTTGGACTGATCATTTCAGATGATGATCTAGGACTTCAATTCTCCTCTGAATTGAGAAAAGAGATGCAAAGACATGACATCTGTTTAGCCTTTGTGACTATTATCACATATGacataaaattattctttaaaagagTTAGTATGTATTATAATCAGATCATGATGTCTTCAGCCAAAGTTGTTATAATTTATGGAGACAAAGATTCTCTTCTACAAATGAACCTAAGACTATGGCAGTTTGTAGACATTCGGAGAATCTGGGTCACTACTTCTCAATGGGATATGATTACAAGTAAAGGAGAATTCCTCTTCAACTCCTTCCATGGGACTCTCAGCTTTTCACATCATTATTCTGAGATAGCtggctttaaaaaatttatgCAGACAGTACACCCTTCAAACTACACTAATAGTATTTCTCTTGCTAAATTATGGTGgatatattttaattgttctttGTCATCAACTAATTGcaagaaactgaagaaatgtTCAGGAAAAATGCTACTGGAATGGTTATCCAGGTACCAGTTTGAAATGTCCATGAGTGACACTAGTTACAAACTATATAATGCTGTGTATGCTGTGGCTCATTCACTCCATGAGTTACTTTTGCATCAAGTAGATACACAGTCTGAGACTACTGGGAAGGGACTTGAATTTGACTCCTTGCAG GTTGTCTCTTTCCTGAGGAATGCCCAGTTTGTAAATCCTGCTGGAGACATAGTGAACATGAATAAGAAAGCCAACCTGGATATAGAGTATGACATTTTCTATACTGGGAATTTTATACAAATGTACGGACTTAAGGTGAAAATAGGCAAGTTTACCCAATACTTGCCACATCCACAACAATTGCTTGTATCTGATGAAATGATAGAGTGGGCTACAGATATTAGACAG ACTCCACCCTCAATATGCAGTACACCTTGCAGTCCAGGATTTAGAAAATCTCTTCAAGATGGAAAGTCTATCTGTTGCTTTGATTGTATCCCCTGTTCAGAGAATGAAATTTCCAATATGTCAG ACATGGATTATTGTTTGAAGTGTCCAGATGAACAATATGCCAACATGGAAGGAACTCATTGCCTATCAAAAATTGTGACATACCTGTCTTATAAAGACCCCATAGGTATGATATTGGCCTGCTTGGCTCTTTGCTTTTCTGCTCTCACAGCTGCtatatttggtgtttttatgAGAAACCAAGACACTCCTATTGTCAAGGCCAATAACAGAAATCTCAGCTACTGCCTGCTAATGTCACTCATCTCCTGTTTTCTCTGTTGCTTGCTTTTCATTGGACAACCACAAGTGGCCACATGCATTATGCAGCCGACCATATTTGCAGTTGTGTTTACTGTTGCTGTCTCTACTGTCTTGGCCAAGACAATCACTGTAGTACTGGCATTCAAGGTCACTGCTCCAGGTAAAAAAATGAGGTGGCTACTAATATCAGGGGCATCTAACTTGATCATTCCTATATGTACCATGATCCAACTGATTCTTTGTGGAATCTGGGTGGGAACTTCTCCTCCATTTGTTGATATTGATGTACACATTGAATTTGGCCGAATTCTGATTGTTTGCAACAAAGGTTCAGTTATAGCCTTTTACTTGGTCTTAGGATATTTGGGTTTTATTGCCCTAGCAAGTTTTACTATAGCTTTCTTGGCCAGGAATTTGCCTGACACATTCAATGAAGCCAAGCTCCTCACAATTAGTACAGTGGTATTCTGTAGTGTCTGGATCACCTTTCTCCCTGTCTACCATAGCACCAAGGGCAAGGCTACAGTTGTTGTGGAGGTCTTCTGCATCTTGGCCTCCAGTGCAGGGTTGCTTCTTTGCATCTTTGCTCCAAAATGCTATGTTATTTTGTTAAAACCTGAGAAAAATTCTTTTTGCAAGATCAGGAACACACACGCTAAAGTTAAAAATGGTTATTGA